Genomic window (Agrobacterium larrymoorei):
GGCATCAACATTGGGTAGTTTGAGAGCTCGGTGAAGAGATCAGCCTTGTGAGACAGCAATCTATGGTCAGGGCGAACAACGAAAACCACCCTTTCCGAATAGAGGTGCTCGAAGCTGAGCCCCGTCATTTTTTCCGGAGCGGCAAGCCGGCCAACGACGAGATCGAGATCGCCCTGCCGCAATTGCTCCAGCAGGATTGCGTTTTCTCCAGTGACAATCTTGACGGGCGCCTGCGTTACGTCACCGAGAAAGCGCGTCATGGCGTCCGGCATGATGCGCGCCGATACCGTCGGCAGTGCGCCGATGCGCACTGGCGGATCGGTCTGCGCCGCTTCCCGCGAGACAGCATCGACCGCTTGGCGAAGGGCGGCCATTGTGGCACTCGCATGTCGCAGGAAGATGTCGCCAAGCCGCGTCGGGCGAATTCCGCGGCCTTCGCGTTCGAAGAGCGCGACACCCAGCACATCCTCCAATTCTCTCACCGTTTTGGTGACGGCCGGCTGGCTGATATGCAGTGAGTCTGCCGCCCGCATGACGCTCTTTTGCCGCGCCACCTCGACAAAGGCTTGCAGATGCCTGAGCTTGATACGTGGATCGAGGAGAGAAGCCATAACCACCAAGTTATGAGATGTGTTGAAAATCTCATTTTACTTAACCGGCGCCATCTTGCAATCTCCGAGCTAAGAGGAGTGAGAGATGACATTTTCTTCACGTTGACGGCGTCGCGATTCATTACCGGACCGTGGGTCTTGCGCCGGGAAAACCGGTCATTGCCTTCGTCAATTCGCTCGGCACCGATTTTCGGATCTGGGATGACGTCATGCGCGAGTTGGGCGATAGCTATGCCTATGTGCTGCATGACAAGCGTGGCCATGGGCTCTCTGGCGTTGGCGTCGCGCCCTACACGATCGAGGCTCATGCGCATGATCTCATCGCGCTTCTCGATCACTTGAAGATTGATAGGGTCATCGTCTGGGGACTTTCGGTCGGCGGGCTTGTCGCACAGTCGATTGCGACAACGCATCCCGAACGTGTCGGCGCACTGATCCTATCAAACACCGCCCACAAGATCGGCACGACCGAGATGTGGAATGCGCGTATCGATGCCATAAAAGCGCAGGGGCTGGCGAGCCTTGTCGATCCCGTGATGGAGCGCTGGTTTACCCCTACTTTCCGACGGAGCGACAATTCGCTTTACGCCGGTGCTCGCGCCATGCTCGCCCGTCAGGAGGCAGAGGGCTATTGCGGCACCTGTGCCGCGATACGCGATGCCGATTATACGGAGTCTGTCACGCGCATTGCCGCACCGACGCTTTGCGTTGGCGGCGATCAGGATGGCTCGACGTCGCCAGATCTGGTGCGAGCGCTCGCCCAACTCGTTCCCGGCAGTCGGTATGTTGAGATTTCTCATTGCGGGCATATTCCCTGCCTTGAGCAACCGGCTGCCTACGCAGCCGCGGTCGCGGACTTCCTGAGGGATATTCCCCTGGCCAATGCCGTAGCGATGCTCCTGGACCGTTACAGCCAGGGCATGGCCACCCGTCGCGCCGTATTGGGCGATGTCCATGTCGACCGGGCGAGCGCGCAGGCGACACCCTTCGACCAGCCGTTCCAGACACTGATCACCGAAAGTGCCTGGGGCACTGTGTGGTCCAGCGATCGATGGACAAAGAGAGAGCGTTCAAACGTGACCATCGCGCTTCTAGCCGCACTTGGGCAATCCGAGGAGATGGCCATGCATGTGCGAGCGACCGCCAACACCGGCGCGACTGAAGACGATATTCGTGAGGCGCTGATGCATGTCGCGATCTATGCAGGAGTGCCCGCCGCCAATCATGGCTTCAAGATCGCCAAGCAGGCGTTGGCCGACCGGAACGCATCTTCCCCGCAAAAGGAGCAGACGACGTGAGCAATCATCCACCGGAAACCGGCCCCTTCTTCGCTCGTGATCGGGAGATGCAGCCGCAAGCCTATACACCCTGGTACAAGACCTCCGTTTTGCGCTCTCCGCAGCGTGCGCTGATTTCGCTTGAGGGTACCAAAAGCGAAATCACCGGTCCGGTCTTTGGCCATGGTTTGTTGAACCCGCTCGATAACGATCTGATCCTCAACTATGCCAAACCTGGCGAAATGCCTGTCGGACCGCGT
Coding sequences:
- the pcaQ gene encoding pca operon transcription factor PcaQ, which encodes MASLLDPRIKLRHLQAFVEVARQKSVMRAADSLHISQPAVTKTVRELEDVLGVALFEREGRGIRPTRLGDIFLRHASATMAALRQAVDAVSREAAQTDPPVRIGALPTVSARIMPDAMTRFLGDVTQAPVKIVTGENAILLEQLRQGDLDLVVGRLAAPEKMTGLSFEHLYSERVVFVVRPDHRLLSHKADLFTELSNYPMLMPTRNSVIRPIVDQFLISQGVVMPRTQIETVSDSFGRAYVRMSDAVWIISEGVVVGDVEAGALAVLPFDTSDTSGPVGLTMRTDTATSTSLALMIDAIRKASAIARAP
- the pcaDC gene encoding bifunctional 3-oxoadipate enol-lactonase/4-carboxymuconolactone decarboxylase PcaDC → MHYRTVGLAPGKPVIAFVNSLGTDFRIWDDVMRELGDSYAYVLHDKRGHGLSGVGVAPYTIEAHAHDLIALLDHLKIDRVIVWGLSVGGLVAQSIATTHPERVGALILSNTAHKIGTTEMWNARIDAIKAQGLASLVDPVMERWFTPTFRRSDNSLYAGARAMLARQEAEGYCGTCAAIRDADYTESVTRIAAPTLCVGGDQDGSTSPDLVRALAQLVPGSRYVEISHCGHIPCLEQPAAYAAAVADFLRDIPLANAVAMLLDRYSQGMATRRAVLGDVHVDRASAQATPFDQPFQTLITESAWGTVWSSDRWTKRERSNVTIALLAALGQSEEMAMHVRATANTGATEDDIREALMHVAIYAGVPAANHGFKIAKQALADRNASSPQKEQTT